The Nitrospira sp. genome window below encodes:
- a CDS encoding 1-deoxy-D-xylulose-5-phosphate reductoisomerase: MKPIIILGSTGSIGTNTLDIIQRFPDEFRVVGLTAGNNIEKLEEQIHRFRPKAVAVSTESSAALLRSRCADLPVEILSGEDGITHVASVLEAELVISAIVGAAGLVPTLSAIRSGKQIALANKEPMVMAGKLMQDEARKHGVRIFPVDSEHSAIFQSLEGHRIEDVRRLILTASGGALWTLTHEQLQDVTPERALQHPNWKMGAKITIDSATLMNKGLEVVEARWLFDIPESNIEVMVHRESIIHSLVEYKDRSIIAQLGLPDMRTPISYAMHYPARMTLDLPSLELAEIGQLSFSKPDHDRFPCLNLGYESLRIGGTMPATMNAANEIAVDAFLNHGLRFIEIAQVIRNTMEAHSRQEITCLDDALEADRWAREKAESLVHTLSHS, from the coding sequence ATGAAACCGATAATCATCTTGGGATCGACCGGATCGATCGGGACAAACACACTCGATATCATTCAACGGTTTCCAGATGAATTTCGCGTGGTGGGTCTGACCGCCGGCAACAACATCGAGAAACTCGAGGAGCAGATTCACCGTTTTCGGCCCAAAGCCGTGGCGGTCTCCACCGAATCCTCTGCCGCCCTCCTTCGCAGCCGATGTGCCGATCTTCCGGTCGAGATCCTCTCCGGGGAAGACGGCATTACCCACGTAGCATCGGTCTTGGAGGCTGAATTGGTCATTTCCGCCATCGTGGGAGCCGCCGGGCTTGTTCCGACTTTGTCTGCTATTCGAAGCGGCAAGCAGATCGCGTTGGCGAATAAAGAGCCGATGGTCATGGCGGGAAAGTTGATGCAAGATGAAGCTCGCAAACACGGAGTCAGGATTTTCCCGGTCGATAGTGAGCATAGTGCCATCTTTCAGTCGTTGGAGGGGCACCGGATTGAAGATGTCCGCCGACTGATTCTCACGGCGTCCGGCGGAGCGCTCTGGACGCTGACTCACGAACAACTTCAAGACGTGACCCCTGAACGGGCCTTGCAGCACCCCAACTGGAAGATGGGAGCCAAGATCACCATCGACTCGGCGACGTTGATGAATAAAGGGTTGGAGGTCGTGGAAGCGCGATGGCTGTTTGATATCCCGGAATCCAACATCGAGGTCATGGTCCATCGAGAAAGCATCATTCACTCGTTGGTTGAATACAAAGATCGTTCCATTATCGCCCAATTGGGGCTTCCTGATATGCGAACCCCTATCTCGTACGCGATGCACTATCCGGCACGGATGACGCTTGATCTTCCTTCGCTGGAGTTGGCGGAGATCGGACAACTGTCCTTTTCCAAACCCGACCATGATCGATTTCCCTGTCTCAATCTCGGGTATGAATCGCTTCGCATCGGAGGCACCATGCCGGCTACGATGAATGCGGCCAATGAGATTGCGGTCGACGCGTTTCTCAATCACGGCCTCCGTTTCATTGAAATCGCCCAGGTGATTCGTAACACCATGGAGGCGCATAGCCGGCAAGAAATCACGTGCCTCGATGACGCCTTGGAAGCTGATCGGTGGGCAAGGGAAAAAGCAGAATCATTGGTGCACACACTCTCTCACTCATGA